A region from the Lolium perenne isolate Kyuss_39 chromosome 4, Kyuss_2.0, whole genome shotgun sequence genome encodes:
- the LOC139839032 gene encoding receptor-like kinase TMK2, whose product MSISLILFLVTLLGVDGCRLSAAAPTDATDVAAMQAIAKSTGADRSLGWGVKSADPCDGTWSGVHCDKDLGHVTAISASRAGLKGTLSGTDLVNLRFLAELDLSFNCLGDDLPILTRPLNLLTNLNLQSNCFQIMPKGFFRSFPFLETVVLDDNKVIMGDITEVPPCPALRSFSANNVTIWGKPPAYFGNTTLFPALERLSLARNQLWGVVPPSFGNNTNIKFLDISRQDDDGYTGKFTGRLDFVLGMTGLVEIHLAGNTFFGPLPNVSGLVNPKVFDAADNQLCGPVKFPSGVTVNVDGNPKIGKSCP is encoded by the coding sequence ATGTCAATATCCTTGATCCTCTTCCTGGTCACGCTGCTGGGCGTCGATGGCTGCCGTCTCTCGGCCGCTGCGCCCACGGACGCCACGGACGTCGCGGCCATGCAGGCCATCGCCAAGTCCACCGGCGCGGACAGATCCCTTGGCTGGGGCGTGAAATCGGCGGATCCATGCGACGGCACCTGGTCAGGCGTCCACTGCGACAAAGATCTGGGCCACGTCACCGCGATCAGCGCCAGCCGAGCCGGCCTCAAGGGCACTCTCTCCGGCACCGACCTCGTCAACCTCAGGTTCCTCGCGGAGCTCGATCTCAGCTTCAACTGCCTCGGCGATGACCTTCCCATCCTCACAAGGCCACTCAACCTCTTGACGAATCTCAATTTACAGTCCAATTGTTTCCAGATCATGCCGAAAGgcttcttccgctccttccctttTCTCGAGACCGTCGTCCTCGACGACAACAAGGTTATCATGGGGGACATCACGGAGGTGCCGCCATGCCCCGCCCTTAGAAGCTTCTCGGCCAACAACGTTACAATCTGGGGAAAGCCCCCTGCATACTTCGGCAACACAACACTTTTCCCTGCTCTCGAGAGACTCTCGCTGGCCAGGAACCAGCTCTGGGGTGTGGTGCCCCCGTCCTTTGGCAATAACACCAATATAAAATTCCTAGACATCAGCAGACAAGACGATGATGGCTACACCGGCAAGTTCACCGGACGTCTAGATTTCGTCCTCGGCATGACTGGACTCGTGGAGATCCACCTGGCTGGCAATACATTCTTCGGGCCACTGCCAAACGTCTCCGGCCTTGTCAATCCCAAGGTGTTTGATGCCGCCGACAACCAGTTGTGCGGTCCGGTCAAGTTTCCTTCCGGCGTTACTGTGAACGTAGACGGAAACCCCAAAATCGGCAAGAGCTGTCCATAA